The following coding sequences are from one Cercospora beticola chromosome 4, complete sequence window:
- the RNR1 gene encoding ribonucleotide-diphosphate reductase subunit rnr1: protein MFVYKRDGRKERVQFDKITARVSRLCYGLDPEHVDSTAITMKVINGVYQGVTTIQLDDLAAETAAYMTTTHPDYAILAARIAVSNLHKQTKKQFSAVVSDLYHYVNPKNKKASPMISDYTYKVVMEHADELNSAIVYDRDFNYQYFGFKTLERSYLLRIDGKVAERPQHMIMRVAVGIHGDDIEAAIETYNYMSNKYFTHASPTLFSAGTPNAQLASCFLIDMKDDSIEGIYDTLKTCAMISKNAGGIGLNCHKIRATGSYIAGTNGTSNGLIPMLRVYNNTARYVDQGGNKRPGAFAIYLEPWHADVISFMDLRKNHGKEEVRARDLFFALWIPDLFMKRVEANAEWTLMCPNECPGLADVYGDEFEELYTRYEREGRGRETVRAQKVWYAILEAQTETGGPFMLYKDAANRKSNQKNLGTIKSSNLCTEIIEYTAPDEVAVCNLASLALPTYVDLENERFDFEKLHEVVQVVTKNLNKIIEVNHYPVPEAKKSNMRHRPIGLGVSGLADAFLALRMPFESPEARHLNVQIFETIYHAALTASCDLASKLGPYETYEGSPVSKGELQYEMWGVTPSDLWDWDALKAKIAQHGVRNSLLVAPMPTASTSQIMGFNECFEPYTSNIYSRRVLAGEFQVVNPWLLKDLVDRGLWSENMKNRIIADGGSVQRIPNIPDDLKALYKTVWEISQRNIVQMAADRGAFIDQSQSLNIHLKEPTMGKITSMHFTGWKLGLKTGMYYLRTQAASAPIQFTVDQEMLKVADTNISRTGGAKKRIGTGAYNAVSSPKPAVPKPMYENKEPQKSPIAPEDVVTPAATPPPESERPQPKKRTFGRTSSAVVNPPFPADLDDGDSPETLATDGLDAVPKQEQLPEPAVKTDGQEEEKKDPREGDIYAEAVLACSIENPEACLMCSG from the exons ATGTTCGTCTACAAGCGCG ATGGCCGCAAAGAGCGTGTTCAGTTCGACAAGATCACAGCTCGTGTGTCGAGGCTCTGTTACGGCCTCGACCCTGAGCATGTCGACTCCACAGCCATCACCATGAAGGTGATCAATGGCGTATATCAGGGTGTCACCACTATTCAGCTTGACGACTTG GCGGCCGAGACAGCGGCATACATGACCACCACACACCCAGACTACGCCATCCTCGCCGCACGTATCGCCGTTTCCAACCTTCACAAGCAGACGAAAAAGCAGTTCTCTGCCGTGGTCTCGGACTTGTATCACTATGTCAACCCAAAGAACAAAAAGGCATCGCCTATGATCTCAGACTACACATACAAGGTCGTGATGGAACACGCAGACGAGCTGAACTCTGCCATTGTCTACGACAGAGATTTCAACTACCAATACTTTGGCTTCAAGACGCTGGAACGCTCATACTTGCTCCGCATTGACGGCAAAGTTGCTGAGAGACCACAGCACATGATCATGCGTGTGGCTGTCGGAATCCACGGCGATGACATCGAGGCCGCCATTGAGACCTACAACTACATGTCCAACAAATACTTCACACACGCTTCGCCTACACTGTTCAGCGCTGGTACGCCGAATGCACAGTTGGCTTCATGCTTCTTGATCGACATGAAGGATGACAGCATTGAGGGCATCTACGACACACTCAAGACTTGCGCCATGATCTCGAAGAATGCTGGTGGCATTGGCCTGAACTGCCACAAGATCCGTGCTACTGGATCATACATTGCAGGCACAAACGGCACATCCAATGGTCTCATCCCGATGTTGCGTGTCTACAATAACACTGCCCGCTATGTCGACCAAGGTGGCAACAAGCGTCCTGGTGCATTCGCTATCTACCTCGAGCCATGGCACGCAGATGTCATTTCCTTCATGGATCTCCGCAAGAACCACGGAAAGGAAGAAGTGCGTGCACGTGATCTGTTCTTCGCTCTTTGGATCCCAGATCTGTTCATGAAGCGTGTCGAAGCCAACGCAGAATGGACACTCATGTGCCCCAACGAGTGCCCTGGTCTCGCTGATGTGTACGGTGACGAGTTCGAGGAGCTGTACACCCGCTACGAGAGAGAAGGTCGTGGACGTGAGACTGTTCGCGCTCAGAAGGTCTGGTATGCTATCTTGGAAGCCCAGACTGAGACTGGTGGACCTTTCATGCTCTACAAGGATGCTGCCAACCGCAAGAGCAACCAGAAGAACCTCGGAACGATCAAGAGTTCCAACTTGTGCACTGAGATCATCGAGTACACCGCACCAGACGAGGTCGCCGTGTGCAACCTTGCATCTCTCGCTCTGCCAACCTACGTCGATCTTGAGAACGAGCGTTTCGACTTCGAGAAGCTCCACGAGGTTGTGCAAGTCGTCACCAAGAACTTGAACAAGATCATTGAAGTCAACCACTACCCAGTGCctgaggcgaagaagagcaacatGCGCCACAGACCAATCGGTCTCGGTGTCAGCGGTCTTGCTGATGCTTTCCTCGCTCTACGCATGCCTTTTGAGTCTCCAGAGGCCCGTCACCTGAACGTCCAGATCTTCGAGACCATCTACCACGCTGCGCTCACCGCATCGTGCGACCTTGCCAGCAAGCTTGGTCCATACGAGACATACGAGGGCTCCCCGGTTTCGAAGGGCGAACTTCAGTACGAGATGTGGGGCGTCACACCTTCAGACCTCTGGGACTGGGACGCGCTCAAGGCCAAGATCGCTCAGCACGGTGTCCGCAACTCCCTCCTTGTCGCACCAATGCCTACTGCCTCCACATCGCAGATCATGGGCTTCAACGAGTGCTTCGAGCCATACACCAGCAACATCTACTCTCGCCGTGTCCTTGCTGGAGAGTTCCAAGTCGTCAACCCATGGCTGCTGAAGGACCTTGTCGACCGTGGATTGTGGTCTGAGAACATGAAGAACCGCATCATCGCCGATGGTGGTTCCGTGCAACGCATTCCAAACATTCCAGACGACCTCAAGGCTTTGTACAAGACTGTCTGGGAGATCAGTCAGCGCAACATTGTTCAGATGGCCGCCGACCGCGGTGCCTTCATCGATCAGTCTCAAAGCTTGAACATCCACTTGAAGGAGCCTACCATGGGCAAGATTACCAGCATGCACTTCACTGGCTGGAAGCTTGGTCTCAAGACCGGCATGTACTATCTCCGTACACAAGCCGCGTCTGCTCCGATTCAATTCACTGTCGACCAAGAGATGCTCAAGGTCGCAGACACGAACATCTCCCGCACTGGTGGTGCCAAGAAGCGTATCGGAACTGGTGCGTATAATGCAGTCAGTTCGCCGAAGCCTGCGGTGCCAAAGCCAATGTACGAGAACAAGGAGCCACAAAAGTCGCCTATCGCACCTGAAGACGTTGTCACCCCTGCTGCGACACCTCCACCAGAGAGCGAGCGACCTCAGCCAAAGAAGCGAACTTTCGGTCGCACATCTTCTGCTGTTGTTAACCCACCTTTCCCTGCTGACCTCGACGATGGAGACAGCCCAGAGACACTCGCCACCGATGGTCTCGATGCTGTTCCCAAGCAAGAGCAGCTTCCCGAGCCAGCAGTCAAGACTGATGgtcaagaagaggagaagaaggatccTCGTGAGGGCGACATCTACGCCGAGGCCGTGCTGGCTTGCAGCATAGAAAACCCAGAAGCATGCCTCATGTGCAGTGGTTAG
- a CDS encoding uncharacterized protein (BUSCO:EOG09263MGE) gives MASKRAVQLLTRQLQSGPARQIAASQVRHQSSSTSAIAYKALHRRIAPLPTAGQPGSSSISPAAAVSSILYETPLPDKAPPKRHVLNCLVQNEPGVLSRVSGILAARGFNIDSLVVCSTEVADLSRMTIVLQGQDGVVEQARRQLEDLVPVWAVLDYTQAPLVQRELLLAKISILGPEYFEELLAHHREMTGDATYGSVDSAAIGGGDLGNIDGQPEATATSASFEEGVDVASDIDFHPRNLAPSEALRMKHQHLETITYLTHQFGGKVLDISTNNCIIELSAKPNRIDSYMKLISPFGILESARTGLMALPRSPLEGGESEQTKEVEEVMDAAALPPS, from the exons ATGGCCTCAAAACGTGCTGTCCAGCTGCTCACACGCCAGTTGCAGTCTGGCCCTGCCCGTCAGATCGCCGCATCGCAAGTCCGCCATCAGTCCTCATCGACGTCCGCTATCGCATACAAAGCCCTCCATCGCCGCATCGCTCCGCTCCCCACTGCTGGCCAGCCGGGCTCCTCCAGCATTTCGCCTGCCGCCGCTGTCTCGTCCATCCTCTACGAGACTCCCCTCCCCGACAAGGCACCTCCCAAGAGACACGTCCTCAACTGCCTCGTTCAAAATGAGCCCGGTGTGCTCTCCCGTGTCTCGGGAATTCTTGCAGCACGTGGTTTCAACATCGACTCCCTTGTCGTATGCAGCACGGAAGTCGCAGATCTGTCGCGTATGACAATTGTGCTGCAAGGTCAGGATGGCGTTGTCGAGCAGGCCAGGAGGCAGCTAGAGGATCTGGTCCCGGTGTGGGCTGTGCTGGATTACACTCAAGCACCACTTGTGCAGAGAGAATTGCTGCTGGCCAAGATTAGCATCCTTGGACCAGAGTACTTTGAGGAGCTCCTGGCTCACCACAGGGAAATGACGGGCGATGCGACATACGGAAGCGTGGACTCCGCGGCTATTGGTGGTGGAGACCTTGGCAATATCGATGGCCAGCCAGAGGCTACCGCAACTTCAGCATCTTTCGAGGAAGGCGTGGATGTTGCATCA GACATTGACTTCCATCCACGAAACCTGGCCCCATCCGAGGCCCTCCGAATGAAGCACCAGCATCTCGAGACCATCACCTATCTGACTCACCAATTCGGCGGAAAAGTGCTCGATATCTCCACAAACAACTGCATTATTGAGCTCAGTGCCAAGCCGAATAGGATCGACTCGTATATGAAACTCATCTCGCCGTTTGGCATCCTCGAATCGGCACGAACAG GTCTCATGGCATTGCCTCGATCTCCGCTTGAAGGCGGCGAGAGCGAACAGACGAAGGAAGTAGAAGAAGTCATGGATGCTGCCGCACTTCCTCCTTCATAG
- a CDS encoding uncharacterized protein (CAZy:GH29) has product MHLPTLSILGLATHVSASLYSAGDTLSISARSARGYAPDLAISGGVLTSKWIEGTKYTQIVEFVVTNNHPANSLTLADTLNITLKSNNLELVQSATLTRLAPKQAAVVQLGVRNLPNTPAGSTCSGTIVATYGQGYGPVITRDQTITGICGIPDYTADTGSLSHHWNPDWYNNVKFGIFIHWGLYSAPAFGNATPVEDYSEWYWCRQHDPNYRTKTYQYHEKTYGKDFNYDQFMANFTDTGYDPVAWVNLFAAAGARYMVPVTKHHDGFALFNTSPQVSRRSFMYYGPKKDLIGPLLAAAKQYQPQIRRGTYFSMPEWYNPQYAQYKNPDPNWAGGCFGADNVNPYTKAPLEYTGHVQVNDYVTGLQLPQMNELAYNYETELMWCDIGGANNATIFASKWLNWARDQGRQVTFNNRCGIGGDFQTPEYATNTDTVVAKWESNRGMDPFSFGYNYKTPDSEYLNGNDIVQSLVDIVSKNGNFLLDIGPKHDGSIPDIMQKGLRDAGSWIIPHGESIYDTRYWSVTPGKGNFRYTTTKDAFYIHYLTKPGSSITITDPVPWLPGDTVTVLGGSQNGKVVQATKSGNNLVLQLNDAIINGDKYVWTFKLAYTSNY; this is encoded by the exons ATGCATCTTCCCACGCTCAGCATCCTCGGCCTCGCCACACACGTTTCAGCCTCGCTGTATTCAGCAGGCGATACACTGAGTATCAGTGCACGTTCCGCAC GCGGCTACGCCCCGGATCTTGCCATCAGCGGTGGAGTGCTTACATCAAAATGGATCGAAGGGACAAAATACACACAAATCGTCGAATTCGTGGTGACTAATAACCACCCGGCCAACTCGCTCACTCTCGCTGACACTTTGAATATCACTTTGAAGTCGAATAACCTAGAATTGGTCCAATCTGCAACCCTCACACGCTTGGCACCAAAGCAGGCTGCCGTGGTGCAGCTCGGCGTTCGCAATTTGCCCAACACACCTGCCGGCTCTACATGCAGCGGCACGATTGTTGCGACATACGGACAAGGATACGGGCCTGTAATCACCAGAGATCAGACGATAACCGGCATTTGTGGCATACCAGACTATACTGCAGATACTGGCAGTCTCAGTCATCACTGGAATCCTGACTG GTACAATAATGTAAAGTTCGGTATCTTTATTCACTGGGGACTGTACTCAGCGCCGGCGTTCGGCAACGCGACGCCTGTTGAAGACTACTCCGAATGGTACTGGTGTCGCCAGCACGATCCAAACTACAGAACAAAGACATATCAATATCACGAGAAGACTTATGGCAAAGACTTCAACTACGATCAATTCATGGCAAACTTCACAGATACTGGCTACGATCCTGTAGCATGGGTCAACCTATTTGCAGCAGCTGGTGCTCGATATATG GTTCCTGTTACGAAACATCATGACGGCTTTGCACTTTTCAACACATCGCCCCAGGTCAGCAGACGCTCGTTCATGTATTACGGGCCAAAGAAGGATCTCATCGGCCCTCTGCTTGCAGCAGCCAAGCAATACCAGCCACAGATTCGACGAG GAACCTACTTCAGTATGCCAGAATGGTACAACCCTCAGTATGCTCAGTACAAGAACCCAGACCCCAATTGGGCAGGCGGTTGCTTCGGAGCTGATAATGTCAACCCATACACCAAAGCCCCACTTGAGTACACTGGCCACGTCCAGGTGAACGACTATGTGACCGGTCTCCAGCTGCCACAGATGAATGAATTGGCATACAACTACGAAACCGAGCTCATGTGGTGTGACATTGGAGGAGCAAACAACGCAACCATTTTCGCATCAAAATGGCTCAACTGGGCTCGTGATCAAGGACGACAAGTAACATTCAACAACCGATGTGGAATTGGAGGTGACTTCCAGACACCCGAATATGCCACTAATACGGACACCGTCGTCGCCAAATGGGAAAGTAATCGCGGAATGGATCCTTTCTCCTTCGGCTACAACTACAAGACACCTGACAGCGAGTACCTCAATGGAAACGACATCGTCCAAAGCCTCGTCGATATCGTTAGCAAGAATGGCAATTTCCTCCTCGATATTGGGCCCAAGCACGACGGAAGCATTCCAGATATCATGCAGAAAGGCCTGAGAGATGCTGGAAGCTGGATCATTCCGCATGGAGAATCCATTTACGATACGAGGTACTGGAGTGTTACTCCTGGAAAGGGCAATTTCCGGTATACCACCACGAAAGACGCTTTCTATATTCACTACTTGACGAAGCCGGGTTCGAGCATCACCATCACGGATCCAGTTCCGTGGTTGCCTGGCGATACTGTCACCGTCCTCGGTGGTTCGCAGAATGGTAAAGTGGTGCAGGCCACGAAGTCGGGCAACAACTTGGTGTTGCAGCTGAATGATGCTATCATCAATGGGGATAAATACGTCTGGACTTTCAAGCTCGCGTATACGAGTAATTACTAG
- a CDS encoding uncharacterized protein (BUSCO:EOG09263POH), which translates to MAPTRLCRPSTLRSAANASKRFYSSPAQPSQSPFAPRHFLSISDVTPQELTTLVRNAAKYKAAVKSGSIPAHLQNKLVAQTVALMFTKRSTRTRVSTESAVQMLGGHPMFLGSNDIQLGVNESLYDTSLVISSMVSAIVARVNAHADVADLAKHSSKPVINALSDLYHPLQTIADFQTLVEAFGSKSKSWNQESLGLEGMKLAWIGDANNVLFDLAIGAAKLGVEVSVATPKGYEIPAFMRDIIKSTNPNFKLTETNVPEEAVKNADVLVTDTWVSMGQEAETKKRLADFAGFQITKDLAVRGGAKQDWRFMHCLPRHQEEVADEVFYSPASLVFQEAENRLWAATSALEAFVVHKGNIKSSP; encoded by the coding sequence ATGGCTCCCACACGACTCTGCCGACCCTCCACCCTGCGCAGTGCGGCCAATGCCTCCAAGCGCTTCTACTCCTCGCCCGCTCAGCCCTCACAATCGCCATTCGCGCCTCGACACTTCCTCTCTATCAGCGATGTGACACCGCAGGAATTGACGACGCTCGTTCGAAATGCCGCCAAATACAAGGCAGCAGTCAAGTCGGGGAGCATTCCTGCTCACCTTCAGAACAAGCTGGTTGCCCAAACGGTAGCCCTCATGTTCACCAAGCGATCCACCCGAACCCGTGTTTCGACCGAATCTGCTGTACAAATGCTCGGCGGACATCCCATGTTCCTCGGATCGAATGACATTCAGCTGGGTGTGAATGAGTCACTCTACGATACGTCTCTCGTCATCAGCAGCATGGTCTCTGCTATTGTAGCACGAGTCAACGCCCACGCCGATGTAGCAGACCTCGCaaagcacagcagcaagccTGTCATCAATGCTCTGTCAGATCTCTACCACCCTCTTCAGACCATCGCCGATTTCCAGACCCTTGTAGAGGCATTTGgtagcaagagcaagagctggaATCAGGAGAGCCTAGGCTTGGAAGGCATGAAGCTCGCATGGATTGGTGACGCGAACAACGTGCTGTTCGATCTTGCCATTGGTGCCGCCAAGCTGGGCGTAGAGGTCAGCGTGGCCACACCAAAAGGATATGAGATCCCAGCCTTCATGCGGGACATCATCAAGAGCACCAACCCCAACTTCAAGCTCACGGAAACCAATGTTCCCGAGGAAGCCGTCAAGAATGCTGATGTGCTGGTCACAGATACTTGGGTCAGCATGGGTCAGGAAGctgagacgaagaagaggcttGCCGATTTTGCTGGCTTCCAGATTACAAAAGACCTTGCCGTACGTGGTGGGGCCAAGCAAGATTGGCGATTTATGCACTGCCTTCCTCGACATCAGGAAGAAGTCGCGGACGAGGTCTTCTACTCGCCCGCTTCACTCGTCTTTCAGGAGGCCGAAAACAGGCTTTGGGCCGCAACTTCTGCGCTGGAGGCTTTTGTTGTGCATAAAGGAAACATCAAGTCCTCACCTTGA